One window of Thermocoleostomius sinensis A174 genomic DNA carries:
- the arsH gene encoding arsenical resistance protein ArsH has product MPLEHRPRILFLYGSLRERSYSRLLAEEAARIIEEFGAEVKFFDPRELPVYGSVPDAHPKVQELRELSLWSEGQVWSSPEMHGQITGILKNQIDWIPLSLGAVRPTQGRTLAVMQVSGGSQSFNAVNTMRLLGRWMRMFTIPNQSSVAKAYQEFNEDGTMKDSPYRDRVIDVMEELYKFTLLLREHTDYLTDRYSERKQKGIEESLQKISETINGVQLQKI; this is encoded by the coding sequence ATGCCCCTTGAACACAGACCCAGAATTCTGTTTTTGTATGGCTCCCTGCGCGAGCGTTCCTATAGTCGTTTGTTAGCTGAAGAAGCTGCCCGCATTATTGAGGAATTTGGAGCCGAGGTGAAGTTCTTTGACCCACGTGAATTGCCCGTTTACGGTAGTGTCCCAGATGCCCACCCCAAAGTACAGGAATTGCGCGAATTAAGCCTTTGGTCGGAAGGACAAGTGTGGTCAAGCCCGGAAATGCACGGTCAAATTACAGGCATCTTGAAAAACCAAATTGATTGGATTCCCCTCAGTTTAGGAGCCGTTCGGCCCACACAGGGCAGAACGTTAGCCGTCATGCAAGTTAGTGGCGGATCACAATCGTTTAATGCAGTTAATACCATGCGATTACTTGGACGATGGATGCGGATGTTCACCATTCCTAACCAATCCTCAGTTGCCAAAGCTTACCAAGAATTCAACGAAGATGGAACAATGAAAGACTCGCCCTATCGCGATCGTGTGATTGATGTAATGGAAGAACTTTACAAATTTACATTGCTGCTACGAGAACACACCGATTATCTTACTGATCGCTACAGTGAACGAAAACAGAAAGGA
- a CDS encoding ArsR/SmtB family transcription factor — translation MESKTAIEALLALAQETRLAAYRLLVRSGPSGLPAGEIAALLAANPSTLSRHLAQLERANLVRSWRVQRQIFYSINWAGTGALLAFLTEDCCKADPSVWCDRTSEDCTQ, via the coding sequence ATGGAATCTAAAACTGCGATCGAAGCGCTACTAGCCCTGGCTCAAGAAACCCGCCTTGCCGCCTATCGTTTGCTGGTACGATCGGGACCCTCTGGTTTACCTGCCGGAGAAATTGCGGCGCTCCTAGCTGCGAATCCTTCAACCTTATCTCGCCATTTAGCTCAGCTTGAGCGAGCGAATTTGGTGCGTTCTTGGCGAGTACAGCGGCAGATCTTCTATTCCATCAATTGGGCAGGAACTGGGGCATTGCTAGCGTTTTTAACAGAAGATTGCTGCAAAGCCGATCCTTCCGTCTGGTGCGATCGAACATCTGAGGATTGCACCCAATGA